One part of the Arabidopsis thaliana chromosome 1 sequence genome encodes these proteins:
- the PDCB4 gene encoding plasmodesmata callose-binding protein 4 (plasmodesmata callose-binding protein 4 (PDCB4); FUNCTIONS IN: callose binding, polysaccharide binding; INVOLVED IN: biological_process unknown; LOCATED IN: plasmodesma, plasma membrane, anchored to membrane; EXPRESSED IN: 22 plant structures; EXPRESSED DURING: 13 growth stages; CONTAINS InterPro DOMAIN/s: X8 (InterPro:IPR012946); BEST Arabidopsis thaliana protein match is: Carbohydrate-binding X8 domain superfamily protein (TAIR:AT1G26450.1); Has 31696 Blast hits to 10907 proteins in 912 species: Archae - 149; Bacteria - 8998; Metazoa - 7905; Fungi - 3090; Plants - 1809; Viruses - 608; Other Eukaryotes - 9137 (source: NCBI BLink).), which produces MSVLLPLCLIISMFTYSNAAYCLCKEGNEQVLQKAIDYACGNGADCTQIQPTGACYQPNTVKNHCDVAVNSYYQKKASSGATCDFNGAASPSTTPPSTASNCLTGSSSSGTPTTGTPTTGTPTSGTPTTGTPTTGTPTTGTPTSGTPTSGFPNTGTPNTGTNTGMPNSNGMPTSSSSSVFPGTTLGPTGSGGLGDPNAGEKLSVRTNTVVFLLTGVAAMLVI; this is translated from the exons ATGTCGGTTTTACTTCCTCTCTGTCTGATTATCTCCATGTTCACCTATTCAA ACGCAGCGTATTGTCTTTGCAAAGAGGGGAACGAGCAAGTGCTTCAGAAGGCAATAGACTACGCTTGTGGAAATGGAGCTGACTGTACCCAGATCCAACCCACCGGAGCTTGTTACCAACCTAACACCGTCAAAAACCACTGTGACGTCGCCGTCAACAGTTACTACCAGAAAAAAGCTTCTTCCGGTGCCACCTGTGACTTTAACGGCGCCGCCTCCCCCTCTACTACCCCTCCGTCAA CTGCTTCAAACTGTTTAACTGGTTCAAG CTCTAGTGGCACTCCTACCACAGGAACACCAACTACTGGGACACCAACCAGTGGGACCCCGACTACCGGAACTCCGACCACCGGAACCCCCACCACTGGAACTCCAACCAGTGGGACTCCAACTAGTGGCTTCCCAAATACCGGGACTCCAAACACAGGGACTAACACTGGGATGCCAAATTCCAACGGGATGCCAACTTCATCGTCATCTTCGGTGTTCCCGGGGACTACTCTTGGCCCGACTGGGAGCGGGGGACTAGGCGATCCAAATGCTGGAGAGAAGCTGTCTGTTCGAACTAACACAGTGGTCTTCTTATTAACCGGTGTAGCAGCAATGCTTGTCATATGA
- a CDS encoding uncharacterized protein (unknown protein; BEST Arabidopsis thaliana protein match is: unknown protein (TAIR:AT2G03630.1); Has 885 Blast hits to 474 proteins in 40 species: Archae - 0; Bacteria - 4; Metazoa - 731; Fungi - 9; Plants - 68; Viruses - 0; Other Eukaryotes - 73 (source: NCBI BLink).), which produces METNHKKGKNRKAYHLKKHRKSDNNKSFEPRPTIKEVNDEKPVLFQLGSIASYGVSDVRLEEDPEITTRRSTSLSLSPTSSEDIHEINAKGRKSNLSFDSSLHNKELFSLSSKLFELQGSSDTPGSQVSGVTNASVEPLLLSPSIQMMDREGSDQPERNSLPTLEKNLSTLSNDSLFSLSIGDNTIARDELFSYRDFKSGEITKSGELLSFCPAIHGPADSSDLGKSFDMEDKASGECEDKSSNSNVSWRNIGDCNNSDETPSSTQSFSYPITKKKKKKKKATKKKMTQQQQQQKQKKRCSWLCCKNTGPCFSCCRLPSCGYNFFCCKRLKCCPCFSWCRWPSCDYNSSCGWLFCCHWSCWSCCCCSSSSKKVVDDEMTRGNDEQRLQKAEFKTSHQWFC; this is translated from the exons ATGGAAACGAATcacaagaaaggaaaaaatagaaaggcTTATCATCTAAAGAAGCATAGAAAATCAGATAATAATAAGAGTTTTGAGCCAAGACCAACGATCAAAGAAGTGAATGATGAGAAGCCGGTTTTGTTCCAATTGGGGAGCATTGCTAGTTATGGGGTCAGTGATGTTCGTCTCGAGGAAGATCCAGAGATCACCACCAGAAGATCCACATCTCTTTCCTTGTCTCCAACCTCTTCAGAGGATATACACGAGATCAATGCAAAAGGAAGGAAATCAAACTTATCTTTCGATAGTAGCCTACACAATAAGGAGCTCTTTAGCCTGTCTTCTAAATTATTCGAGTTACAAGGTTCATCAGACACACCAGGGTCACAAGTGTCTGGTGTAACGAATGCTTCAGTGGAGCCTTTGCTTTTATCTCCTTCGATTCAAATGATGGATAGAGAAGGATCTGATCAACCTGAGAGAAACTCGTTACCTACCTTGGAGAAGAATTTGAGCACACTTTCAAATGATTCTCTGTTTAGTCTCAGCATAGGTGATAACACGATAGCAAGAGATGAGTTGTTTAGTTACCGTGATTTCAAGTCTGGAGAGATTACAAAATCGGGAGAGCTGTTATCGTTCTGCCCTGCTATTCATGGTCCGGCTGATTCTTCTGATCTAGGAAAGAGCTTTGATATGGAGGACAAAGCGAGTGGCGAATGTGAGGATAAGTCATCGAACTCAAATGTATCGTGGAGGAACATCGGAGATTGCAATAACTCAGACGAAACACCAAGCAGCACACAGTCATTTTCATATCCAAT aacgaaaaagaagaagaagaaaaagaaagcaacaaagaagaagatgacacagcagcagcaacagcagaagcagaagaagcgATGTTCTTGGTTGTGTTGCAAGAACACTGGACCTTGTTTCTCCTGCTGCAGATTGCCAAGTTGTGGTTACAACTTCTTTTGCTGCAAACGGTTAAAATGTTGCCCGTGCTTCTCCTGGTGCAGATGGCCAAGTTGTGATTACAATTCTTCTTGTGGCTGGCTCTTCTGCTGCCATTGGAGCTGTTGGAGTTGCTGTTGCTGTTCCAG TTCTTCAAAGAAGGTAGTAGATGATGAGATGACTAGAGGGAATGACGAACAGAGACTGCAAAAAGCAGAGTTTAAAACATCTCATCaatggttttgttga
- a CDS encoding Pentatricopeptide repeat (PPR) superfamily protein (Pentatricopeptide repeat (PPR) superfamily protein; CONTAINS InterPro DOMAIN/s: Pentatricopeptide repeat (InterPro:IPR002885); BEST Arabidopsis thaliana protein match is: Tetratricopeptide repeat (TPR)-like superfamily protein (TAIR:AT1G68980.1); Has 11641 Blast hits to 5218 proteins in 154 species: Archae - 0; Bacteria - 0; Metazoa - 18; Fungi - 47; Plants - 11427; Viruses - 0; Other Eukaryotes - 149 (source: NCBI BLink).) produces MFRKTLNSISRRHFSSSSPESPSLYSFLKPSLFSHKPITLSPSLSPPQNPKTLTPDQKSSFESTLHDSLNAHYTDEAWKAFRSLTAASSLPEKRLINSLITHLSGVEGSGESISHRLKRAFASAAYVIEKDPILLEFETVRTLLESMKLAKAAGPALALVKCMFKNRYFVPFDLWGHLVIDICRENGSLAPFLKVFKESCRISVDEKLEFMKPDLVASNAALEACCRQMESLADAENVIESMAVLGVKPDELSFGFLAYLYARKGLREKISELENLMDGFGFASRRILYSNMISGYVKSGDLDSVSDVILHSLKEGGEESSFSVETYCELVKGFIESKSVKSLAKVILEAQKLESSYVGVDSSVGFGIINACVNLGFSDKAHSILEEMIAQGGGSVGIGVYVPILKAYCKEYRTAEATQLVTEISSSGLQLDVEISNALIEASMTNQDFISAFTLFRDMRENRVVDLKGSYLTIMTGLLENQRPELMAAFLDEVVEDPRVEVNSHDWNSIIHAFCKSGRLEDARRTFRRMVFLRYEPNNQTYLSLINGYVSGEKYFNVLLLWNEIKGKISSVEAEKRSRLDHALVDAFLYALVKGGFFDAAMQVVEKSQEMKIFVDKWRYKQAFMETHKKLRLPKLRKRNYKKMESLVAFKNWAGLNT; encoded by the coding sequence ATGTTCAGAAAAACTCTAAATTCAATCTCAAGAAGACActtctcttcgtcttctcctgAAAGTCCTTCTCTTTACTCATTCCTTAAaccctctctcttctctcacaAGCCAATCACTCTCTCACCATCACTATCGCCGCctcaaaaccccaaaaccctaactccAGATCAAAAATCCTCCTTTGAATCTACCCTCCACGATTCCTTAAATGCCCATTACACCGATGAAGCATGGAAGGCTTTTCGGTCTCTCACCGCCGCTTCTTCTCTACCGGAGAAGCGTCTCATCAATTCCCTTATTACCCATTTGTCCGGTGTCGAAGGAAGCGGTGAGAGTATATCTCATAGACTTAAACGAGCTTTTGCTTCTGCTGCTTATGTAATTGAGAAAGATCCGATTTTGCTTGAGTTTGAGACTGTTCGTACGCTTTTGGAGTCGATGAAACTTGCGAAAGCTGCAGGGCCTGCTTTGGCTTTAGTGAAGTGTATGTTTAAAAACAGGTACTTTGTTCCTTTTGATCTCTGGGGGCATTTGGTTATTGATATCTGTCGTGAAAATGGAAGCTTGGCTCCGTTTCTTAAGGTGTTTAAGGAAAGTTGTAGAATTTCTGTAGATGAGAAGCTTGAGTTTATGAAACCCGATTTGGTAGCTAGTAATGCGGCTCTTGAAGCGTGTTGTCGACAGATGGAATCTTTGGCTGATGCTGAAAATGTGATTGAATCTATGGCTGTTTTAGGTGTGAAGCCTGATGAATTGAGCTTTGGGTTTCTTGCTTATTTGTATGCGAGGAAGGGGCTTCGAGAGAAGATTAGTGAGCTTGAGAATTTGATggatggttttggttttgcaagTAGAAGAATCCTTTATTCTAATATGATCAGTGGATATGTTAAGAGTGGTGATTTAGATAGTGTTTCTGATGTTATATTGCATAGTCTTAAAGAAGGTGGAGAGGAATCGAGTTTCAGTGTGGAAACGTATTGTGAATTGGTTAAAGGGTTTATAGAGAGTAAAAGCGTTAAGAGTTTAGCGAAAGTGATACTCGAAGCTCAGAAGTTGGAATCTTCTTACGTTGGTGTTGACAGTTCAGTTGGGTTTGGAATCATAAATGCTTGTGTAAATCTTGGTTTCTCGGATAAAGCACATAGTATTCTCGAGGAAATGATTGCTCAGGGAGGAGGATCTGTAGGGATTGGGGTTTATGTGCCAATCTTAAAAGCTTATTGCAAAGAGTACAGAACAGCTGAAGCTACTCAGCTGGTTACAGAGATCAGCAGCTCTGGGCTTCAATTAGACGTCGAGATCTCTAACGCTTTGATCGAAGCTTCCATGACGAATCAGGATTTTATATCTGCGTTTACATTGTTTAGGGATATGAGAGAAAATAGAGTGGTGGATTTGAAGGGGAGTTACTTAACAATAATGACAGGTCTTCTTGAGAACCAGAGACCTGAGTTAATGGCAGCGTTTCTAGACGAAGTTGTTGAAGACCCTCGTGTTGAAGTGAATTCCCATGATTGGAATTCGATTATTCATGCCTTTTGTAAATCCGGGCGTCTGGAAGATGCACGGAGGACATTCAGAAGGATGGTTTTCCTACGTTATGAGCCAAACAACCAGACATACTTATCTTTGATTAATGGATATGTGAGCGGGGAAAAGTACTTTAACGTCCTGCTCTTGTGGAACGAGATTAAAGGTAAGATATCGTCGGTGGAGGCAGAGAAGAGGTCCAGACTAGATCATGCTCTAGTCGATGCATTCTTGTACGCATTGGTGAAAGGAGGATTCTTTGATGCAGCGATGCAAGTGGTAGAGAAATCTCAGGAGATGAAGATATTTGTGGATAAGTGGAGGTATAAGCAAGCGTTCATGGAGACTCACAAGAAACTCAGATTGCCAAAGCTGAGGAAGAGGAACTACAAGAAAATGGAATCTCTTGTTGCCTTCAAGAACTGGGCTGGTCTCAACACATGA
- a CDS encoding Remorin family protein (Remorin family protein; CONTAINS InterPro DOMAIN/s: Remorin, C-terminal (InterPro:IPR005516); BEST Arabidopsis thaliana protein match is: Remorin family protein (TAIR:AT1G13920.1); Has 335 Blast hits to 331 proteins in 23 species: Archae - 0; Bacteria - 0; Metazoa - 0; Fungi - 7; Plants - 318; Viruses - 0; Other Eukaryotes - 10 (source: NCBI BLink).), with protein sequence MNESTVQRAKPEHMAAVVDQWKETEISKSRKKYEKLSEKIVSWEDKKRKKAKRKLHRTERSVEKTKLKATQRFRDENERIEIIVASARAHAYESRIKEELKVKEKANLMRTTGRKPSTCL encoded by the exons ATGAACGAATCCACAGTGCAACGAGCGAAACCTGAACATATGGCAGCTGTTGTGGATCAATGGAAGGAAACAGAGATAAGCAAATCGAGAAAGAA GTACGAGAAGCTAAGTGAGAAGATTGTGTCATGGGAAGataagaagaggaaaaaggcAAAGAGAAAACTTCATAGAACAGAG AGAAGTgtagagaaaacaaagttgaagGCGACCCAGAGGTTCAGGGACGAAAATGAACGTATTGAGATTATCGTTGCAAGTGCAAGAGCACATGCGTATGAGAGTCGAATAAAAGAAGAGTTGAAGGTTAAGGAGAAAGCAAACCTCATGAGAACAACTGGTAGGAAACCCTCTACATGCCTCTGA
- the WRKY57 gene encoding WRKY DNA-binding protein 57 produces MNDPDNPDLSNDDSAWRELTLTAQDSDFFDRDTSNILSDFGWNLHHSSDHPHSLRFDSDLTQTTGVKPTTVTSSCSSSAAVSVAVTSTNNNPSATSSSSEDPAENSTASAEKTPPPETPVKEKKKAQKRIRQPRFAFMTKSDVDNLEDGYRWRKYGQKAVKNSPFPRCTNSRCTVKKRVERSSDDPSIVITTYEGQHCHQTIGFPRGGILTAHDPHSFTSHHHLPPPLPNPYYYQELLHQLHRDNNAPSPRLPRPTTEDTPAVSTPSEEGLLGDIVPQTMRNP; encoded by the exons ATGAACGATCCTGATAATCCCGATCTGAGCAACGACGACTCTGCTTGGAGAGAACTCACACTCACAGCTCAAGATTCTGACTTCTTCGACCGAGACACTTCCAATATCCTCTCTGACTTCGGTTGGAACCTCCACCACTCCTCCGATCATCCTCACAGTCTCAGATTCGACTCCGATTTAACACAAACCACCGGAGTCAAACCTACCACCGTcacttcttcttgttcctcaTCCGCCGCCGTTTCCGTTGCCGTTACCTCTACTAATAATAATCCCTCAGCTACCTCAAGTTCAAGTGAAGATCCGGCCGAGAACTCAACCGCCTCCGCCGAGAAAACACCACCACCGGAGACACc agtgaaggagaagaagaaggctcAAAAGCGAATTCGGCAACCAAGATTCGCATTCATGACCAAGAGTGATGTGGATAATCTTGAAGATGGATATCGATGGCGTAAATATGGACAAAAAGCCGTCAAGAATAGCCCATTCCCAAG ATGCACAAACAGCAGATGCacggtgaagaagagagtagAACGTTCATCAGATGATCCATCGATAGTGATCACAACATACGAAGGACAACATTGCCATCAAACCATTGGATTCCCTCGTGGTGGAATCCTCACTGCACACGACCCACATAGCTTcacttctcatcatcatctccctCCTCCATTACCAAATCCTTATTATTACCAAGAACTCCTTCATCAACTTCACAGAGACAATAATGCTCCTTCACCGCGGTTACCCCGACCTACTACTGAAGATACACCTGCCGTGTCTACTCCATCAGAGGAAGGCTTACTTGGTGATATTGTACCTCAAACTATGCGCAACCCTTGA
- the WRKY57 gene encoding WRKY DNA-binding protein 57 (WRKY DNA-binding protein 57 (WRKY57); CONTAINS InterPro DOMAIN/s: DNA-binding WRKY (InterPro:IPR003657); BEST Arabidopsis thaliana protein match is: WRKY DNA-binding protein 48 (TAIR:AT5G49520.1); Has 3531 Blast hits to 3086 proteins in 203 species: Archae - 2; Bacteria - 2; Metazoa - 6; Fungi - 13; Plants - 3487; Viruses - 0; Other Eukaryotes - 21 (source: NCBI BLink).) — translation MNDPDNPDLSNDDSAWRELTLTAQDSDFFDRDTSNILSDFGWNLHHSSDHPHSLRFDSDLTQTTGVKPTTVTSSCSSSAAVSVAVTSTNNNPSATSSSSEDPAENSTASAEKTPPPETPVKEKKKAQKRIRQPRFAFMTKSDVDNLEDGYRWRKYGQKAVKNSPFPRSYYRCTNSRCTVKKRVERSSDDPSIVITTYEGQHCHQTIGFPRGGILTAHDPHSFTSHHHLPPPLPNPYYYQELLHQLHRDNNAPSPRLPRPTTEDTPAVSTPSEEGLLGDIVPQTMRNP, via the exons ATGAACGATCCTGATAATCCCGATCTGAGCAACGACGACTCTGCTTGGAGAGAACTCACACTCACAGCTCAAGATTCTGACTTCTTCGACCGAGACACTTCCAATATCCTCTCTGACTTCGGTTGGAACCTCCACCACTCCTCCGATCATCCTCACAGTCTCAGATTCGACTCCGATTTAACACAAACCACCGGAGTCAAACCTACCACCGTcacttcttcttgttcctcaTCCGCCGCCGTTTCCGTTGCCGTTACCTCTACTAATAATAATCCCTCAGCTACCTCAAGTTCAAGTGAAGATCCGGCCGAGAACTCAACCGCCTCCGCCGAGAAAACACCACCACCGGAGACACc agtgaaggagaagaagaaggctcAAAAGCGAATTCGGCAACCAAGATTCGCATTCATGACCAAGAGTGATGTGGATAATCTTGAAGATGGATATCGATGGCGTAAATATGGACAAAAAGCCGTCAAGAATAGCCCATTCCCAAG GAGCTACTATAGATGCACAAACAGCAGATGCacggtgaagaagagagtagAACGTTCATCAGATGATCCATCGATAGTGATCACAACATACGAAGGACAACATTGCCATCAAACCATTGGATTCCCTCGTGGTGGAATCCTCACTGCACACGACCCACATAGCTTcacttctcatcatcatctccctCCTCCATTACCAAATCCTTATTATTACCAAGAACTCCTTCATCAACTTCACAGAGACAATAATGCTCCTTCACCGCGGTTACCCCGACCTACTACTGAAGATACACCTGCCGTGTCTACTCCATCAGAGGAAGGCTTACTTGGTGATATTGTACCTCAAACTATGCGCAACCCTTGA
- the PDCB4 gene encoding plasmodesmata callose-binding protein 4, translated as MQLLLVLFCNICSYAAYCLCKEGNEQVLQKAIDYACGNGADCTQIQPTGACYQPNTVKNHCDVAVNSYYQKKASSGATCDFNGAASPSTTPPSTASNCLTGSSSSGTPTTGTPTTGTPTSGTPTTGTPTTGTPTTGTPTSGTPTSGFPNTGTPNTGTNTGMPNSNGMPTSSSSSVFPGTTLGPTGSGGLGDPNAGEKLSVRTNTVVFLLTGVAAMLVI; from the exons ATGCAATTGCTTTTAGTTCTTTTCTGCAACATTTGTTCGT ACGCAGCGTATTGTCTTTGCAAAGAGGGGAACGAGCAAGTGCTTCAGAAGGCAATAGACTACGCTTGTGGAAATGGAGCTGACTGTACCCAGATCCAACCCACCGGAGCTTGTTACCAACCTAACACCGTCAAAAACCACTGTGACGTCGCCGTCAACAGTTACTACCAGAAAAAAGCTTCTTCCGGTGCCACCTGTGACTTTAACGGCGCCGCCTCCCCCTCTACTACCCCTCCGTCAA CTGCTTCAAACTGTTTAACTGGTTCAAG CTCTAGTGGCACTCCTACCACAGGAACACCAACTACTGGGACACCAACCAGTGGGACCCCGACTACCGGAACTCCGACCACCGGAACCCCCACCACTGGAACTCCAACCAGTGGGACTCCAACTAGTGGCTTCCCAAATACCGGGACTCCAAACACAGGGACTAACACTGGGATGCCAAATTCCAACGGGATGCCAACTTCATCGTCATCTTCGGTGTTCCCGGGGACTACTCTTGGCCCGACTGGGAGCGGGGGACTAGGCGATCCAAATGCTGGAGAGAAGCTGTCTGTTCGAACTAACACAGTGGTCTTCTTATTAACCGGTGTAGCAGCAATGCTTGTCATATGA
- a CDS encoding RING/U-box superfamily protein (RING/U-box superfamily protein; FUNCTIONS IN: zinc ion binding; EXPRESSED IN: 23 plant structures; EXPRESSED DURING: 15 growth stages; CONTAINS InterPro DOMAIN/s: Zinc finger, RING-type, conserved site (InterPro:IPR017907), Zinc finger, RING-type (InterPro:IPR001841); BEST Arabidopsis thaliana protein match is: RING/U-box superfamily protein (TAIR:AT3G29270.2); Has 288 Blast hits to 287 proteins in 41 species: Archae - 0; Bacteria - 0; Metazoa - 134; Fungi - 0; Plants - 144; Viruses - 0; Other Eukaryotes - 10 (source: NCBI BLink).): MWGFASNVIGSMGLKKSPKDSAQASSQCSDDEVSNISRDEEGLECPICWESFNIVENVPYVLWCGHTLCQNCVFGLQSAVLRLSSQDIRIPFFVSCPWCQLLSFRIVYKGNLKFPRKNFFLLWMVESLNGDRTSHGDRTSHGSLVTDNQQSAPTPRCSMSLGNHSSNNNLVARPLLRNQSTDLLPHHDHSNQPSRQLFSFHKSLDFFISFTSKFPFVIIFLLIVFFAIPGSLIILALYFLLTILFAVPAGLVLYFAYPILERLVNEITSS; the protein is encoded by the coding sequence ATGTGGGGCTTTGCGTCGAATGTCATTGGAAGTATGGGGTTAAAGAAGTCCCCTAAAGATTCAGCTCAAGCATCCTCTCAATGCTCAGATGATGAGGTTTCAAATATTAGCAGGGATGAAGAGGGATTAGAATGTCCCATATGTTGGGAATCTTTCAACATTGTTGAGAATGTTCCTTATGTGTTATGGTGTGGTCATACTCTTTGCCAGAATTGTGTCTTTGGTCTCCAATCTGCTGTCTTGAGACTCTCAAGCCAAGATATTCGGATTCCGTTTTTCGTCTCGTGCCCGTGGTGTCAGTTGCTTTCGTTCAGGATTGTTTACAAGGGTAATCTAAAGTTCCCTCGGAAGaatttcttccttctctggATGGTTGAGAGTCTGAATGGTGACAGGACAAGTCATGGTGACAGGACAAGTCATGGTTCCTTGGTCACTGATAACCAGCAATCGGCTCCGACTCCGAGGTGTAGCATGTCTCTGGGAAAccacagcagcaacaacaatctGGTTGCGAGGCCTTTATTGCGTAACCAGTCTACAGACCTTTTGCCACATCATGACCACAGTAACCAACCAAGCAGACAACTCTTCTCCTTTCACAAATCTCTTGattttttcatctctttcacCTCCAAGTTTCCGTTTGTGATCATCTTCCTTCTGATCGTATTCTTTGCTATACCTGGTAGCCTCATAATTCTTGCCCTTTACTTCCTCCTCACAATACTTTTCGCAGTTCCAGCTGGTCTTGTACTATATTTTGCTTATCCTATTCTAGAAAGGTTGGTAAATGAAATAACATCATCATGA
- the CLE10 gene encoding CLAVATA3/ESR-RELATED 10 (CLAVATA3/ESR-RELATED 10 (CLE10); BEST Arabidopsis thaliana protein match is: CLAVATA3/ESR-RELATED 9 (TAIR:AT1G26600.1); Has 72 Blast hits to 72 proteins in 15 species: Archae - 0; Bacteria - 0; Metazoa - 0; Fungi - 0; Plants - 72; Viruses - 0; Other Eukaryotes - 0 (source: NCBI BLink).) produces MKTNRNRPINILIVFFLLTTARAATRNWTNRTHRTVPKVQHAYYAYPHRSCESFSRPYARSMCIELERIHRSSRQPLFSPPPPPTEIDQRYGVEKRLVPSGPNPLHN; encoded by the coding sequence ATGAAGACTAACCGGAACCGTCCGATCAACATcctcatcgtcttcttccttcttacGACCGCAAGAGCAGCAACAAGAAACTGGACCAACCGAACTCACCGAACCGTCCCTAAGGTTCAACACGCGTACTACGCATATCCTCACCGTTCATGCGAATCTTTCTCTCGTCCATACGCACGCTCTATGTGCATTGAGCTCGAAAGAATCCACAGAAGCAGTCGACAACCGCTTTTCTCTCCTCCGCCTCCTCCGACGGAGATTGATCAAAGGTACGGCGTCGAGAAAAGACTTGTTCCCTCCGGTCCAAACCCACTTCACAACTGA